tttatgattCAAAGAGAAGTATATTAATGTAATCGTATATGAATTAAGAGATATACCTCTATATTATTGAAAATGGACTAGTTCTaccttattttatgttttgaattcaaaaatattttatctttatatttttaatacccTCTCACCAACATAATGGACAAATCAAACCCTTCTTGCTAATAAcctctccaaaaaaaaaagtgacaaaTTATACTCCAAACCATATGTTTTATTGACAAAATAatgtttcaattaaaaaatctccaaaaaaaaaaaaaagaacttcaaaAAAGTGGGGCAATTGGACTGGGCTGAGACTTTGGGTTTGGGTCTGTCTTCTATACTGTTTACACTTCAGCTATGCCCAGAACAGGAAAACCCCAGGCACAATAGTATAGGGTTTTACAGAGAGAAACCTCAATAGAgaaacagagagagagagaatgtGGAGATCAGCGGTTCTGAGTAGTGTTGTAGCAAAGAAAAGCTTTTGTGGTCTCCAAAACCGAGCCTTTACTGCTTTTCTTCATCAAGTATCCAGAGATCAAACTTTAGCTCCAGTGAGTACATTTGAATCTTCATTTCGTTATTATTCTCATTGTGTTTCTTCCAAATCTTATTTATGTGAAACAACAAGATTTTTCTCATCGAACCAATCTGAACAATCCGAATCTCTAGGTTCTCACCCCTTTGAAAATGATAAAGACTCTGTTTTTGGAGTTGTTGTTGAAGGGTCCTCTGTTCTTAATGATGATACCCTTGCAGTTGAAAATGGGTCTGATTTAGGAAATACTGAGGTTGTAGTGGAAGATGAGGATTTAGATTTGGAGAAATTGGAGACTTTGTTGTCTTTATTGCAGAGTAGTGGTATTATTGACGGATCTATTGAGTCTAGTCTTGAGGAAATTGAGTTGTCTTTGAATGAGGAGTTGGTTGTTAGAGTGCTTGAGACGCCTTATGTTCCTGGGGAGAATTTGATTTCgtttttcaagtgggttttgaAGAAACCCGAGTTTGTCGTGACGAGTAAGGcagttgaattgttggttactGCAATCTGCATTCAAGGTAGGAATATCTATGCTTTATGGGATTTGGTGAAGGAGATTGGAGAAAAGAACAAGGGAATATTGAGTGATGAGATTCTTAATGAATTGATTGCTTTATTGTCGAGATTAGGTAAAGGAAAGGCTGCATTTGAGATCTTCAATAAGTTTGGGGATTTAGGATGTGCACCAAATGCTGATACATACTATTTTACCATTGAAGCACTTTCTAGGCGATCGATTTATGATTGGGCTTCTACTGTTTGTGAGAAGATGCTTAATGCTGATAAGTTGCCTGGTGCTGAGAAAGTTGGAAAGATTGTTTCTTTTCTGTGTAAAGGAAATAAGTGTAGAGATGCACATCTGGTTTATTTGTCGgcaaaggagaaaaatattaatctGCCTGTATCTTCTATTAAGTTGTTGATCAGCTCTCTTTGTCGCAAAGATGAAGGCGTTAAACTTGCAATGGAGGTGTTGGATGAGTTCCCCAAAGAAGAGCGGAAGCATGCCATTAAGTCATTCTCACATGTCATCAATGGGCTGTGTAGGGCAAATGATGTAACAGGGGAAAAGCAGCTGCGTTCCTATTGCAGTGAAGACATTGACGAGGCCAAAAACTTGCTCTTAAAAATGATAGATGCAGGTCCACCACCTGGCAATGCAGTCTTTAATACAGTTATTAATGCGCTCTCCAAGAAGGGAGAAATGGGAGAAGCTAGGAAACTATTGAAGGTGATGGAGGGTAGAGGTTTGAAACCTGATGTGTACACTTATAGTGTAATCATGAGTGGTTATACAAAGGGAGGTGAGATGGAGGAGGCCTGCAAGATTTTGAATGAAGCCAAAAAGAAGCACTCCTGTCTAAGTCCCGTCACTTTTCACACAATTATTCGGGGCTATTTCAAGCTCGAACAGTATGACAAGGCTCTGGAACTATTGGGAGATATGAAGGAGTATGGAGTTCAGCCTAATGCGGATgaatataacaaatttattcaATCTCTATGCCTTAAGGCTTTAGATTGGACAACAGCAGAGAAACTGCTTGAGGAGATGAAGGAGAATGGGGTGCATCTAAATGCAATCACAAAGGGTCTCATAAGAGCAGTTAAGGAGTTAGAACAGGAAGAAGTAGGAACAAATGAAATAACGGCTACAGCATAGTAGGTACCCTATCTCTGCCTTTAGCTGTAGGGATGTATcttctgtttcttttttatgttatggTCTGAGATAATAGCAGGCTTAAAACTGTAACACCTGCATTTTGTATGATGAACAACCATTAGAATTCTTAAGAaaggatattttttttgttcattttaaaataatgtttgcTGCCAAATCTCTTGAGTTGAATGGAAGTTCCGTAACTAAGACTTTCAAAAGGGGTATAGAGATGTGCATTTTTCCTATACTTACCTAGTGGTTCTTTGTTATTGCAACAGCAGCTCAGTAAGCAACCATTTTGGTGAGTTTTATTGACACAAtcgaaatatgttatttataatattttttttgtatattactttttttccCAACAAAATCGACCTATTTCTATTTAAACCATAATTGGATATATACTGCTGAAATATAATTGGATATAGGAAGTTATCAATTACATATGTTGTGTACAATAGAGAGGCACCAATCAGGTGAAACAGTTGCAAATCCCAAAAAGGATGGATGTACGATAAAGTGAGATTGGATCTATTAGAAAGCAAAAGCCGTTTGGGACTAAATGTGTGTAGAAGCTTTACAAGCTCTTCAAATCCATATGAAAACTGCCATCAGcatgaaaaatgaatttgtCTGGGGCATCACAATTGAACTGTTGaccattctattttttttgtgtgtgtgaatTCTCCTTCCAATTGCATTTTGGTTCCaactattatttatttgtctttATCTCGGTTTCCTTGACATAAAGGAGTGTCATGATGCTATATTGCTATTGAGTAAACCAAAAGTGAGTTTACTTTAGTTGGAGGAACCTGTTGAATAACatctttgatcatgcatagaaGAAAATCAAATTATGTAGATATAGCTTCCAAGCTGCTTGTCCCATGGCGGTAGGTTACAGCTTTGGATGTGTCCTAGAGCTTTCTTCCCAAGGAAGTGTTCTATACTGTTTGCATTATAGACTTTGTATGCATATATTGTGTTCTATAGTGTAGCAGTTTCTCAATTCACTTTAGTTTGTTCTGACTTGTTGGTGAAGCACATGTATCATTTAGTAAAACAACAGTGCTTTTTGGCTCAATGCCAAACTAGTTAGATTGGTCATGCACATTTTATCCGTCCCTCTCCGTTTCTGCCCCTTGCAATTCTATCTGTTTTGCTTTGTGTTCAAGATAAATTGCTGAACAGAGAAGAATGGGATCCTCATCATAGCTGAATAAAGTGTTGCGGTATGAGTATAATGCAGATGTacatttattgtttttgaaattggtaatatttgtatttaagaTAGTACTTGGTGTAGAAAACCCACATTTACAAATAAGCAGAACTGGAGTATAATCTACCCCAAAGCTGAACCAAATCTAAATGGACCCTAAAACATCTATGATTGACTCAGTTTCATTGGAGTAGACATTTGTACACCAAAACAGAACAACAAAATACACTTGAGCTTGACTTCCTGCATGTTGTTCCTATTGTCAAAACATCTATCATTTCTCTCCCTCCATATAGCCCACCAAATACATCATCCTctatctttctttctttgtagCCCCAACTCCAGCCATCTCCCAACTGAATAGAGTCTCATCAATCTTGCTAGGCATACTACAGGAGATGTCTCTGTGATTAAGGAAAATCTGTCATAGCTGCTCCAGTAAAGTTGCAATGTACGAAGAGATGTCTTGCTGTCTCAGTAACCTTACCACATCTATTGCATAGAGGAGATTCCTCTTTTAGCCACATTATCCAATGTCAAAACTGCTTCATTGGCTAATAGCCATGTAAAACCTGCCACTTAGTGTGGCGCTTTGATCCTCTAGATTTGTTTCCAAGGCTATTTGAAGTCTTGAACGCCACCAAGACTTATCTGTTTGTGTCCTTCCTTAACCTTTGTTGTGCCCCTGCCACCATAAATAATCCTCACCCGTTTGTATACCTTGTAAATTCTGCAGAACCTTAAACAGTTCAAGTCATTCAGATATCATATCCCAGACTATATATCAGCAATAGTGTAAAGTTGGTGTTAAAGATGTCAGGGAAACGACCTTTGAGGCTTACAACACCCATCCATTTATCAAaccaaaaatagttttttttctgCCATTTTTTTACCTTGAGGGAAGGCCAAACATGGGTATTTACCTTCCCATTTATTCAGGTCCTCATACTTGGTAAGTTGATTCTGACCTGCAGTCTCATAGGTATAGAGGACTCATTTTGGTCTAAGGATAGAGGAATACATGAGTTGAACATAGTAATAAGTAAAATAAgatattaaaacatttcatgaaATTGTTCCTTTGGAAATTTTCCACATAAGTTCTTCTCTCCATCTGAACAATAGGACTGTTATGCTCTTTACTAAGAGTTAAATCAAAACCACGGTATATCTTTTCCAGGACGAACTAAAAAacggaaaaatatttatttttttgaaacacCAAACAAATAAATTGTGGCACTTTTGATTTTCCGATAGTCAAATCGTACGCGTggaatcttaatttttttgaatgaagTTTGTATATTAATTACACATTacgttaaaaatattataagttatCATAATTGACAcgtaaaataaatcaattcaaacGTCTTTTTTGTTTTGTCGATCAAAGGTCCCACATTACTTGTCAACACGATCTTCCATGCACCCTATCGAATCTTATTTTATCCTAAActataaaagggaaaaaataaaattaatacgCGTCTAAGACAACTGAAAGTTTTTGCTTTTTGATCTACTTTATTATTATGGGATACTCACATTTTATGGTATAGTTTTTCAGGTATTAATTTGTTGTTTAGTTTaataaactatttaatttttaatcgtTTCAATTTGATTACTTTAccataaataaattcattttgcTAGTTCGTTATTACGGGTTATTCCTACAAAGGAACGAACTAATGACGTGTACATTACTTGAATTCTCGATGTAGATCGATGCTATTGATCCTGTAGAGACTACGATTATAATAAGAGCATTTATCGACGAAAGGATCACCCTAGTTATGAGATAATCATCTCATGGCTATTGAGAATAAATGAAGTCAGATGATTCTATTTTTCGatcttttcaaatatatattttatttctatggAACACATCCTTAATAGGTTGTCATATGCCTAGCTAGCAACATGCAAGACAACGTCCAGCCAAAGACCTAAGGGCCAATTTTTCCCAATCATGAATCTCTTTGACAAATATCTCTATACTTTTCCTTCCTTAGAAGAAAGTAATATCATTCTTGTTTGTCCAATATTATATTATCCTTTGATTTAACGTGTTAATTAGCTTTATATCTCAaaggttatatatatatcatgtctACTTTTTGTGGGTCAATACAATTATTCGTGTTCAAGCTAATATATATGTTGTACTatcttttccttttcaatttattGCTAGTACGAAATACACATTTTAGTATATTACTTTCTTATTAGCTTGAAATTTCAGTATTGTTTGATTTATCCCCTATCATTTTACGTATGTATAACATTTTTCTCGGACAAAGAGTGTTCAACTAGACATCCTGAAAATCATGTAGCTCCGCCCCCCGGCTCTTTGCACGTCTACGCCCAATAGCCTACTGACACTTGTCACGTAGCTTAGGTTATTTTAGCTTTTGAACTCAGCAAACGAAATCATTGTTgatatttgacaaaaaattttatgtaggatataatatttgtgttccaataaaaaagggaaaaagaaatatattgtGTATTGTCTGACAAGGTCAATTACATGAAAAAGTCAAGTAAATTGGTTTACTTTAAGCCGTACAGACATATAATGCATCACACATAAGGTACAGTAGCAAAAGTGGGAATCTTTTTGACCTAGTCCTTGAGGGTTGAGATACTaccattttaataataataatttagttgAGTAAATTTAGGTGGGCATGTATTAGCTTATCATAAATTATGAAGTGAAAATTTAAGAAGTTTAGTTTTGAAGttgtaatttttgaaatttaaatttgtattcaGACATACATTTTAGTTGAAGTTCTTGTTAGTGGAATTGAAGAGTCAGATtttgaaaagttgaaaatattcaAAGATCAGATtttcataatcaaataaaatttatgactGAACATAGAGGGAAGAATGTTATATGTGTGTAAATGCCGCATGCAGTTTTTTAAAGAACATttcaataatatgaaaaattatattatttataaataattaaaatagttttttatgtatatatagtagatggtAAATCTCTTCCGGCTATTTTTAAGCCTAATTCTACAAATTTTGAACcccttattaaaaattttgaattcgcTACTAATCGATCTTCTTAGTTCTTACTATAACATAAGGAAGGTTAAAATagatcctttttttttcaaatctaaCTTTCTACTCACAAACACTGTTCACGTTTGATGTTGAGAGAATCAAAACTTTAGATTTAATGATGAAAGTTATGAAGCAACCCTCAAAAGAATACGTTATACTAAAGGTTTCTCAAATacttaacaaaagaaaaaagaaaggacaTTTGTCCTTCAAATTTGACTTTGCTTGTTTTTATCACATCTGAATAACGTATATTATTGATTCGTTCAACTTTATATACACTTAATATTTACTTGTAtgaattaaaagttaaaaagtacaaatatcagttaacatcaattaaaaaatatgtttatgtattatattttaaaataatatataattatatattaaattaaattatatcacgCTAAATGAAAGACAAATAAATTAcgaataaaaaatgaaagttaATGGAGCTGGCACGGCAAGGCATGTGCAAGATTGAAAATATAGGGCCAACCCACAGCGTACGACGTGGCTGTCCTGTTTAATTATATAGCTGTTTTACATTTACCCAAATGTTTCtatattagattaatttaaatttatcaaattagaaaaaaaaaatatgtgttttcACCTTTTTTAACTCCAATGTATATCAAGAACATCTCTAATTTATATCAGATCAAACAGAATACTAAAAATagtcaatattttaactttagaaaacaagttttctatttaaatttcataataaaacaTTATCCAATGCTCACATAATTATATAACTTTATTTCGTCTTCGGTTGGCCgcaaaaagagaagaaaagactcattcaaaaaaaaaagaagtttataAAAGAGGTAATGCTACcaataatgatttatttatttatttatttaatgagtaaaaaaaaatgCTATCAATAATTGCTAGAAAGAAGACACACAAACGcgtaattcataaaattaaaactttatgtGAACTTGTCTataataattgtttatcatCTATTTATTACTCCCTTTAATTTCACTTTATTTGAACTAGTCTATTGAATATATATCcaaattaagaagaagaaaaaaatatcccTTTTAATCCATGATAATCTTAAATCTAAATCAAATCATGTCATTTGTGTAGTTATAACAATTTGGAGATGAGAATaaggataaaattaaattattttcaaatataaaataaaatcatttaaaaaaaaaaaagtaaaacgaATATGTTATCACATGAAATGAAATATTGAAAGTAAAGTTAGAATCCTCTATAACATAACAATATTTTACTCTAGCATCCAAATTTTCTTTCGAGTTGGTTACAcgtatttttaagaaaatattatgcaGAATAACAAACCTTTGGCCTATATTATGTACTATAactataatttaagaaaaatgttatTCGTGATTACAATTTCTCTAATTCTTGTTGTTCAGTTTTCTAATAGTATAAATCTACAATTCCATAATTCAGTTCTTGATggtataaattcaaaatttgtataacTTGGTTTCTCATTATATTAATCCAGAATTTGTTTATGCTTACCCTTgttatttatatgtaatttctgaaaaattctttaaaagatTATACTATTTGTATATTGTCTGTATATCCtccattttatatattaattacattGTTTATAGATTAGCAAGCGAAACGGACAAATCACAATCTTCgtaataaatgaaattataactatgcaattatcaaaattatactCATAAAGtcttgttttaattaatttgtaatttttaaacttacagctatttttttttctagaaagattttttttttttgttatgagtCTTGCTAAATTGCAATGCCAGCTTGAAGCTTTATTTGTCACCTAATCAAgtggagattttttttttctttacgaGTATTGCTAATTTGCAAAGtcttttttattcatatatttatttgtgtttgtaGCTATcgcaatatttattttaattgttattgaaaattttattaggattattatattcattatgaCTAATTCGATTTGATCATGTTATGATCTTCCAATGTCTTATTTTGCTTTTGTTTATTTACTAATTCTATTTATCGTTtgcattatatatttttttttacaataactCAACattgtgtttattttattttgtaatattataaatttattgtttagattactaatatattattataaaaacatgCTAAATGATACAATTTATCTCAATCTAAGCaaatactttttcatatttaccGCAGTAAGAATTGAGATAATATTTGAAGAACTTTTAATTTGGCAAAGTAACATGAGAAATTGTATTAATTATCAAAGGATGTGTTTGTAGTTAATAGAGGTtgtttctttttatatcagACATTTCAAACTCGaatttttgatataaatttttttttataaagagcGCTTTTTTCAAATAAGGTTCTATGCGATGGAATTTAAATatcaaacaacaacaataatattcccaatgaaatttcaccattaaagtttgaaaaatataaaatatatgcaAACTTTACTACTAGCTCGTAGAGATAGAGggtctatttttaaaatattttcaactcaaaTGCGTTTGTTTTATGTATAGAGAAAAAAGTATAGCACATCACAAGAAAATAGTGTAAATATATcaaagcaacaacaaaatactgCGCTAATCGAAATATAATAGATACTaatctatattaaaaaaaaaaaatttaactaccTACTAACTTTCTATCCTAACAGGTCTCCTTTATAACtcgaaaaaaaaaaggggtaaATTTGTCTTAACGTGGTGGCATGTCATTTACTTGTAGCAAATAGACGTGGGGGCCTGAAAAATGTACCCACTAGacacttattttatttgttaatttcatttttgcttattttactctgttttttaaattattgtatAATTCAAAGTACTAAACTGCCGTTAATATTGAAATTGGTGCCCTtgccaataataattaaaatactactaaaagccaataaattataatttaaattaaatactaCTTAAACCCTTGCGAGTACTTCCACACCAATCTGGCACCGTCATTgttcctttttttcctttcaaaaacGAGTAATATAGTTGGCAAATTGATTGTCATTatttactctcttttttttttgtataatttaaaaaataaaaaatatgaaaacagaGAATCTTTATGTTATGtcaattattcaaatataaacCAAGATTTTATTAAAGACGTGCTGGCATGTCATTATAATGTGTCTCCAAGTAAGAAAAACAAACACAAATAGGCAAAGAGCTGTGAAGGAATAAATAGAGGTGTTTACTTGCTCTATTTTATTCAAATCAATTTCATTCAACAACACATtgtgaaaaaacaaaaacttcattttcttcttcatagctAGAAAATCTCTATCAGATTCAGCAATGCGGCCTCCTAGCCGGGGcgtattaatttcttttttcgtTATTACTCTTTTGTCTTACCAGATCTCGTATGTGGTAGGACAAGAAGGTGATAGCGATATCGGATTAGATGACATTAAGGCTAATGCTAGTAAGTTGAGTTTTGAAAACTCAAAGATTCGCGATGCTTATATCGCGTTGCAGTATTGGAAAACAGCAATGTTTTCTGATCCTTTTAACTTCACAGCTAATTGGACAGGTCCAAATGTGTGTTCCTATGGTGGAGTGTTTTGTGCTCCTTCGTTAACGGATGATTCGATTAGAGTTGTAGCTGGCATTGATCTTAATCATGCTGATATTGCTGGTTCATTAGTTGCAGAACTTGGTCTTCTTACAGATCTGGTTCTTTTCCATCTCAACTCGAATCGTTTTTGTGGAGTTGTACCAAAAACCTTTAGCCATTTGAAGCTTCTTAGGGAGCTTGATTTGAGTAATAATAGGTTTGTTGGTGGGTTTCCTAAGGTAGTTCTTTCACTACCTTCTTTGAAGTTTTTGGATCTAAGGTTTAATGACTTTGAAGGACCAGTTCCTTCAGGACTTTTCGATAAAGATTTGGATGCGTTGTTTTTGAATGACAATAGATTCCGTTTTGGCATCCCGGAGAACTTGGGTAACTCTCCTGTTTCGGTTCTTGTGTTTGCTAATAACGATCTTGGAGGGTGTATTCCCGCAAGTATTGGGAAAATGGGGAAAACGTTGAATGAGTTGATATTGATGAATGATAACCTCACTGGGTGTTTGCCAATGGAGATTGGATTGTTGAACAAGTTAACCGTGTTTGATGTTAGCTTCAACAAGATTCAAGGCTCATTGCCATCAACTGTGAGCAAAATGAGGAGTGTGGAGGAACTGAATGTGGCTCACAACAAGCTTACTGGGGTTATACCAGCTAGCATTTGCCAACTTCCGAGGTTGCAAAACTTTACGTATTCGTTCAATTACTTCACCGGGGAAGCTCCAGTTTGTGCTGCGACTAGATCTGGTGACGCCCAGGAGAACTGTATCGTTGGAAAGAAGAATCAAAGATCTGCTAAAGAATGCTCTTCGGATGATGCAAAACCGTATGATTGTAGGAAATCCAAGTGTTATAGCCCTTTTGCTACATCTCCTTCGACAAAgccaaaaccaaaaccaaagcCAAGAGGCCCACCACCACCTACTTGGAAGTCTTCGGGTTCGCATAACAAGCGATCTCCGCCGCCACCTAAATCAACTCCTCTTCCTCCACCAGCACCTTACAAAAAGTCCCCAACCTATCAACATAGAAGTCCACCACCACCTACTCACAAAATTTCACCTGTAACTCATCATTCACCTCCTCCACCCTCACCTGTATATTACCACCCATCTCCATCgtccccaccaccaccaccagttTATTATTCTCCACCACCCCCCGTGTATCATGAGCCACCACCTACTTACAAGCCTaaatcaccaccaccaccaccaacaccGTCGTATGAACATCCAAAAACTCCATCATCACCACTACCACCAACACCGTCGTACGAGCATCCAAAAACTCCACCATCACACGAACACCCAAAAACCCCATCACCACCAACACCATCATACGAGCATCCAAAAACACCATCACCACCAACACCATCATACGAGCATCCAAAAAccccatcaccaccaccaccaacaccATCATACGAGCATCCACAACCCcaatcaccaccaccaccaccaccaacaccATCATACGAACACCCAAAAACTCCATCACACCCAACCCCACCTACCCCACCTTGTAACGAACCACCACCTCCACCTCCTAATTCACATTGGGAACCAAAACCATCACCACCATACACCTACTCATCACCACCACCTCCATCACCATCTCCTCCTCCTCCCACTTACTACTACTCATCACCACCgccaccatcaccatcacctcCCCCGCCCACTTACTCTTCTCcgccaccaccaccaccattttACGAAAATATTCCTCTCCCACCGGTAATCGGAGTCTCCTACGCATCTCCACCACCACCAGTCATTCCATATTACTGAACAAGGGTTATCAATTAGCCTTTGATTTtccattatcaaaaaaaaaaaattcatttttttttatgaattatgtatactttgttatttattttttgtaatatttttattttgagtttgattatatttatgaaaaattgggATTATGGGCGGGAATTAGTGAGGGGTTTAACTAtcaatatttgaatattgttattattcagtCAGGGTGGTTGTGTAAGTTGTGTATAACTATAATTTTACTGTTTCTTTTAGTAACaactcatttatttaatttttaataaacatCTTTGTGAATCAAGCTGTGCATTAGCATATATCATAAATgagtttcttcatttttctatagcatccataattatttttacaaattaaatgtgtgtacattttctttttataattaatgcTTTTCTTCAAGTCAATGATCTATCGAAAATTTCTTTTCTATCTCCAATTTTAGGTATATCACATCTTTTCCAAACCCCTTCTCAAGAGGTAAATAAAGTAAATCATATTTTCGGATATTTCTAACACAACATACGTCATCAgctaaattttaaaatctacAAATACTCGGATATTAGAAAGTATAGAGATTCAGAGTATTGTACTACTCTGTCAATCCTGAGTGGTCCACTACAAAATTAATTACTAGGAAGTGTAtgctaaaaatttaaattttcacaaCTACTATACATTGGCAAGACATTATTGCATTGccaatatttatatatcttcAAGAAATGGCAGTAATCAATCAATAGCAATAATTCACtgcaaaataatttcaaattatttaagatTTCCAATTATTGAAGCCAACTGTTCAGTGGCAGAAAGCTGTCTCCTATACAAATCTACACCACACCACCACCTGGTCATTTTTACAGTCCacagaaagaaaataaatgagagcacaaatatatattctttttttgttgaaaaatccAATAAAGTGAGGACTTTTTGGTGGAGTTATTTTGGGAAAGACAGAGGCTTGAATATGTCAAAGAGAATATTTATAAACGCTCTAACGAGGGGTATGAACAGTTGACACTAGCTAGAGGGCCTAAGTTAATACGAGAGACTTTCGAGGAGTAGAGATCGAGCGTCGAAATACCAGTGGATCAATTTGTctttattcaatataattaaggatatgtATAGATGATACAATGAGAAAGTATGG
The DNA window shown above is from Solanum lycopersicum chromosome 11, SLM_r2.1 and carries:
- the LOC101258511 gene encoding small ribosomal subunit protein mS80 (rPPR6); this encodes MWRSAVLSSVVAKKSFCGLQNRAFTAFLHQVSRDQTLAPVSTFESSFRYYSHCVSSKSYLCETTRFFSSNQSEQSESLGSHPFENDKDSVFGVVVEGSSVLNDDTLAVENGSDLGNTEVVVEDEDLDLEKLETLLSLLQSSGIIDGSIESSLEEIELSLNEELVVRVLETPYVPGENLISFFKWVLKKPEFVVTSKAVELLVTAICIQGRNIYALWDLVKEIGEKNKGILSDEILNELIALLSRLGKGKAAFEIFNKFGDLGCAPNADTYYFTIEALSRRSIYDWASTVCEKMLNADKLPGAEKVGKIVSFLCKGNKCRDAHLVYLSAKEKNINLPVSSIKLLISSLCRKDEGVKLAMEVLDEFPKEERKHAIKSFSHVINGLCRANDVTGEKQLRSYCSEDIDEAKNLLLKMIDAGPPPGNAVFNTVINALSKKGEMGEARKLLKVMEGRGLKPDVYTYSVIMSGYTKGGEMEEACKILNEAKKKHSCLSPVTFHTIIRGYFKLEQYDKALELLGDMKEYGVQPNADEYNKFIQSLCLKALDWTTAEKLLEEMKENGVHLNAITKGLIRAVKELEQEEVGTNEITATA
- the LOC544060 gene encoding leucine-rich repeat extensin-like protein 2 produces the protein MRPPSRGVLISFFVITLLSYQISYVVGQEGDSDIGLDDIKANASKLSFENSKIRDAYIALQYWKTAMFSDPFNFTANWTGPNVCSYGGVFCAPSLTDDSIRVVAGIDLNHADIAGSLVAELGLLTDLVLFHLNSNRFCGVVPKTFSHLKLLRELDLSNNRFVGGFPKVVLSLPSLKFLDLRFNDFEGPVPSGLFDKDLDALFLNDNRFRFGIPENLGNSPVSVLVFANNDLGGCIPASIGKMGKTLNELILMNDNLTGCLPMEIGLLNKLTVFDVSFNKIQGSLPSTVSKMRSVEELNVAHNKLTGVIPASICQLPRLQNFTYSFNYFTGEAPVCAATRSGDAQENCIVGKKNQRSAKECSSDDAKPYDCRKSKCYSPFATSPSTKPKPKPKPRGPPPPTWKSSGSHNKRSPPPPKSTPLPPPAPYKKSPTYQHRSPPPPTHKISPVTHHSPPPPSPVYYHPSPSSPPPPPVYYSPPPPVYHEPPPTYKPKSPPPPPTPSYEHPKTPSSPLPPTPSYEHPKTPPSHEHPKTPSPPTPSYEHPKTPSPPTPSYEHPKTPSPPPPTPSYEHPQPQSPPPPPPTPSYEHPKTPSHPTPPTPPCNEPPPPPPNSHWEPKPSPPYTYSSPPPPSPSPPPPTYYYSSPPPPSPSPPPPTYSSPPPPPPFYENIPLPPVIGVSYASPPPPVIPYY